One Lysobacter enzymogenes DNA segment encodes these proteins:
- a CDS encoding RNA polymerase sigma factor gives MTFPTARIERSEPMSASEQSRLAESLARQYGRLVFQAAYRVLGDAAQAEDVQQEVFLRLLQSDGRDAIESWPAYLSAAASRAAIDVLRRQRRWWRALPLWRAQLPGAAESAEQANLHDERARRLRQALAGLPRREAQCFGLRYLEGMEIEQIARSLQLSVNNVNVVLHRARRRLEAELAERGDTTEIAP, from the coding sequence ATGACCTTCCCGACCGCCCGCATCGAGAGGAGCGAGCCGATGAGCGCAAGCGAGCAGTCCCGGTTGGCCGAGTCGCTGGCGCGGCAGTACGGGCGGCTGGTGTTCCAGGCCGCCTACCGCGTGCTCGGCGACGCGGCCCAGGCCGAGGACGTGCAGCAGGAGGTATTCCTGCGCCTGCTGCAGTCCGACGGCCGCGACGCGATCGAGTCCTGGCCGGCGTACCTGTCGGCGGCGGCCTCGCGCGCGGCCATCGACGTGCTGCGCCGGCAGCGGCGCTGGTGGCGGGCTCTGCCGCTGTGGCGCGCGCAACTGCCCGGCGCGGCCGAATCGGCCGAGCAGGCGAACCTGCACGACGAACGCGCGCGCCGCCTGCGCCAGGCGCTGGCCGGGCTGCCGCGGCGCGAGGCGCAATGCTTCGGCCTGCGCTACCTGGAAGGGATGGAGATCGAGCAGATCGCCCGATCCCTGCAACTGAGCGTCAACAACGTCAACGTCGTCCTGCACCGCGCCCGCCGCCGGCTCGAAGCCGAGCTGGCCGAACGCGGCGATACCACGGAGATCGCGCCATGA
- a CDS encoding serine hydrolase domain-containing protein, with translation MPLPASMLRRPRAAALLAALLLAAALPAAAARPLARPHALPEPAALDAEVARAMAATGARGLAVAVVDDGRVVQVRAYGERNARGEPLRTDTVMYGASLTKAVFAYTVMRLVDDGRIELDRPLADYFDRPLPDYPADRKYGPYADLAGDERWRTLTARHLLTHSGGFANFAFLEPDRRLRIHFEPGTRYSYSGEGLILLQFALERGLGLDLGREMDERVFAPLGMRDTGMIWQPRFAANLADGWTLDGTAVAHDERSRVRAAGSMDTSIADIARFAAALVRGEGLSPRSRKDMVRAQLPIASASQFPVLQPDLPAAQRRPDLAAGLGVVAFRGPQGAGFMKGGHDDNTGNTLVCIERGRRCVVLLSNDVRAEPAFAHLVAFVLGDTGAPYRWEYGSMKFWEPSR, from the coding sequence ATGCCCCTGCCCGCATCCATGCTCCGCCGCCCGCGCGCCGCCGCGCTGCTCGCCGCCCTGCTGCTGGCCGCCGCGCTGCCCGCGGCCGCCGCACGCCCCCTCGCCCGGCCGCACGCACTGCCCGAGCCGGCCGCGCTCGACGCCGAAGTCGCCCGCGCCATGGCCGCGACCGGCGCGCGCGGGCTGGCGGTCGCGGTCGTCGACGACGGCCGCGTCGTCCAGGTCCGCGCTTACGGCGAACGCAACGCGCGCGGCGAACCGCTGCGCACCGACACGGTGATGTACGGCGCCTCGCTGACCAAAGCGGTGTTCGCCTACACCGTCATGCGACTGGTCGACGACGGCAGGATCGAACTCGACCGCCCGCTCGCCGACTACTTCGACCGACCACTGCCGGACTACCCCGCCGACCGCAAGTACGGCCCCTACGCCGACCTCGCCGGCGACGAGCGCTGGCGCACGCTCACCGCCCGCCACCTGCTCACCCACTCAGGCGGCTTCGCCAACTTCGCCTTCCTCGAACCCGACCGCCGCCTGCGCATCCATTTCGAACCGGGCACGCGCTATTCGTATTCCGGCGAAGGCCTGATCCTGCTGCAGTTCGCGCTCGAACGCGGACTCGGCCTGGACCTGGGCCGGGAAATGGACGAACGCGTGTTCGCGCCGCTGGGCATGCGCGACACCGGCATGATCTGGCAGCCGCGCTTCGCCGCCAACCTCGCCGACGGCTGGACCCTCGACGGAACCGCGGTGGCGCACGACGAGCGCAGCCGGGTGCGCGCCGCCGGCTCGATGGACACCAGCATCGCCGACATCGCCCGCTTCGCCGCGGCGCTGGTGCGCGGCGAAGGCCTGTCGCCGCGCTCGCGCAAGGACATGGTCCGCGCGCAATTGCCGATCGCCAGCGCTTCGCAGTTCCCGGTGCTGCAGCCCGACCTGCCCGCCGCGCAGCGCCGTCCCGACCTCGCCGCCGGCCTGGGCGTGGTCGCGTTTCGCGGGCCGCAGGGCGCGGGCTTCATGAAGGGCGGCCACGACGACAACACCGGCAACACCCTGGTCTGTATCGAACGCGGCCGCCGCTGCGTCGTGCTGCTGTCCAACGACGTGCGCGCCGAACCCGCGTTCGCGCATCTGGTCGCGTTCGTGCTCGGCGACACCGGCGCGCCGTATCGCTGGGAATACGGTTCGATGAAGTTCTGGGAACCTTCGCGCTGA
- a CDS encoding septal ring lytic transglycosylase RlpA family protein: MPATALRPFVRVLFVAGALCASTTAFAQQPLSPNYPSVPTVELLDPGASAQSGTLAVCNATWYGAEGEIPEGWPTASGEPFHRFALAAAHNSLPFGTNVRVTYQGRSVVVRINDRGGFGGAVCIDLTYGAFLRIANPDLGVIGVDYQVQ, encoded by the coding sequence ATGCCCGCTACCGCACTGCGTCCGTTCGTCCGCGTCCTGTTCGTCGCCGGCGCGCTGTGCGCGTCCACAACCGCGTTCGCACAGCAACCGCTGTCGCCGAACTACCCGTCCGTGCCCACCGTCGAGCTGCTCGATCCCGGCGCCTCCGCGCAAAGCGGTACGCTGGCGGTGTGCAATGCGACCTGGTACGGCGCCGAAGGCGAGATTCCGGAAGGCTGGCCGACCGCCAGCGGCGAACCGTTCCACCGCTTCGCCCTGGCCGCCGCGCACAACTCGCTGCCGTTCGGCACCAATGTGCGCGTGACTTATCAAGGCCGTTCGGTGGTGGTGCGCATCAACGATCGCGGCGGCTTCGGCGGCGCGGTCTGCATCGACCTGACCTACGGCGCGTTCCTGCGCATCGCCAATCCGGACCTGGGCGTCATCGGCGTCGACTATCAAGTGCAATAA
- a CDS encoding LysM peptidoglycan-binding domain-containing protein → MTTLNGPSYSGPQLGDLVNTKAEIENRQVAVPVGYKPVVVEPGDTLSEIAEANDIPLAQLLAANPQFSLDPASNPNTRSADLIYPGETVFVPSDEARASDAAAAKYAQALDDSEQPSATHGEWETKSKAVTDAKVEFTQAVKAEIDASMTYSGNSREDFGKEAAAIGEKIAQRYENAGRPDLAQAAREAGQQRETEINNEV, encoded by the coding sequence ATGACGACCCTGAACGGCCCGTCCTATTCCGGCCCGCAATTGGGCGACCTGGTCAACACCAAGGCCGAGATCGAGAACCGGCAGGTGGCCGTACCCGTCGGCTATAAACCGGTCGTGGTCGAACCCGGCGACACCTTGAGCGAGATCGCCGAGGCCAACGACATCCCGCTGGCGCAGCTGCTGGCGGCCAATCCTCAATTCAGCCTGGACCCCGCGTCGAATCCGAACACCCGCAGCGCCGACCTGATCTATCCGGGCGAAACCGTGTTCGTGCCCAGCGACGAAGCCAGGGCCAGCGACGCGGCCGCGGCCAAGTACGCCCAGGCGCTCGACGACAGCGAGCAGCCCTCCGCCACCCACGGCGAATGGGAAACCAAGTCCAAGGCGGTGACCGACGCCAAGGTCGAGTTCACCCAGGCGGTGAAGGCCGAGATCGACGCCAGCATGACCTACAGCGGCAACAGCCGCGAAGACTTCGGCAAGGAAGCGGCCGCGATCGGCGAGAAGATCGCCCAGCGCTACGAAAACGCCGGCCGCCCGGACCTGGCCCAGGCCGCGCGCGAAGCCGGCCAACAGCGCGAGACCGAGATCAACAACGAAGTCTGA
- a CDS encoding LysE/ArgO family amino acid transporter, protein MLSAAALAGFLASAGLIIAIGAQNAFVLRQGLARRHVGPVVAICAFSDIALILAGVAGIGALVQAWPTLLQVLRFGGAAFLGVYGFLAARRAWQGSGGLAASNAQQQTLRTAVLTCLAFTFLNPHVYLDTMVLLGSLSTRYDGDLRWAFAIGACLASVVWFASLGFGARLLQPVFRNPRAWRVLDGGIALFMWALCLMLLLQPLG, encoded by the coding sequence ATGCTGTCCGCCGCCGCCCTCGCCGGTTTCCTCGCCAGTGCCGGCCTGATCATCGCCATCGGCGCGCAGAACGCGTTCGTGCTGCGCCAGGGCCTGGCCCGCCGCCATGTCGGCCCGGTGGTGGCGATCTGCGCCTTCAGCGACATCGCCCTGATCCTGGCCGGCGTCGCCGGCATCGGCGCGCTGGTGCAGGCCTGGCCGACCCTGCTGCAGGTGCTGCGCTTCGGCGGCGCCGCCTTCCTCGGCGTCTACGGTTTCCTGGCCGCGCGCCGCGCCTGGCAGGGCAGCGGCGGGCTGGCCGCGTCCAACGCCCAGCAGCAGACCCTGCGCACGGCGGTGCTGACCTGCCTGGCCTTCACCTTCCTCAATCCGCACGTGTATCTGGACACCATGGTCCTGCTCGGCAGCCTGTCGACCCGCTACGACGGCGATCTGCGCTGGGCCTTCGCCATCGGCGCCTGCCTGGCGAGCGTGGTCTGGTTCGCTTCGCTGGGCTTCGGCGCGCGCCTGCTGCAGCCGGTGTTCCGCAACCCGCGCGCGTGGCGGGTGCTCGACGGCGGCATCGCCTTGTTCATGTGGGCGCTGTGCCTGATGTTGCTGTTGCAGCCGCTGGGCTGA
- a CDS encoding LysR family transcriptional regulator ArgP: protein MDLLHPQLAAFAAVLEEGSFEAAARRLSVTASAVSQRIKALEDRLGQVLVVRQAPCRPTRAGERLLRRVRPMQALEAEALADFLPEDREAAPTRPVVIAVNDDSLDSWFLAAMARLHRQHGYLFDIRVDDQDHTLDLLRNGTALGAITAEANALQGCNVHPLGVMRYRAIASPQFAARHFADGMNAAALARAPMIVFNRKDELQWRYVRRITRARLAPPVHYVPTSTGFVEASALGLGWCLAPESLTGAALRGGRIVLVDPGRSLDVPLYWQHAAVRSSVLQRIGAALREAATEALRL from the coding sequence ATGGACCTGCTCCATCCGCAACTCGCGGCCTTCGCCGCCGTGCTCGAGGAAGGCAGTTTCGAAGCCGCGGCGCGGCGGCTGTCGGTCACCGCTTCGGCGGTGTCGCAGCGGATCAAGGCGCTGGAGGACCGGCTCGGCCAGGTCCTGGTGGTGCGCCAGGCGCCGTGCCGGCCGACCCGCGCCGGCGAGCGGCTGCTGCGCCGGGTGCGGCCGATGCAGGCGCTGGAGGCCGAGGCGCTGGCCGACTTCCTGCCCGAAGACCGCGAAGCCGCGCCGACCCGGCCGGTCGTGATCGCGGTCAACGACGATTCGCTCGACAGCTGGTTCCTGGCGGCGATGGCGCGCCTGCACCGCCAGCACGGCTATCTGTTCGACATCCGCGTCGACGATCAGGACCACACCCTGGACCTGCTGCGCAACGGCACCGCGCTCGGCGCGATCACCGCCGAGGCCAACGCGCTGCAGGGCTGCAACGTGCATCCGCTGGGCGTCATGCGCTACCGCGCGATCGCCTCGCCGCAGTTCGCCGCGCGCCACTTCGCCGACGGCATGAACGCCGCCGCGCTGGCGCGCGCGCCGATGATCGTGTTCAACCGCAAGGACGAGTTGCAATGGCGCTACGTGCGCCGGATCACCCGCGCGCGGCTGGCGCCGCCGGTGCACTACGTGCCGACCTCGACCGGCTTCGTCGAGGCCTCCGCGCTCGGCCTGGGCTGGTGCCTGGCGCCGGAGTCGCTGACCGGCGCGGCCTTGCGCGGCGGACGCATCGTGCTGGTCGATCCAGGCCGCTCGCTCGACGTGCCGCTGTACTGGCAGCACGCGGCGGTGCGTTCGTCGGTGTTGCAGCGCATCGGCGCCGCGCTGCGCGAGGCCGCGACCGAAGCGCTGCGGCTTTAG
- a CDS encoding efflux RND transporter periplasmic adaptor subunit has product MDTRLFDAPLAHRAANRAGSTHRLPLIAFACLALAACGGAKDKPGKGQNPTVEVGYVVMQPTTVAITSEFNGRAVAFQSSEVRPQIGGLVQRQLFQEGSQVRAGQPLYQIDPSLYRASVEQAEADLKNARAALNAADLLAQRNKSLVGAQMISRQDYDNAVAAADQARANVAQREAALSTARINLRFATVPAPIDGRIGRSLVTVGALVTPDQAAPLATIQRLDPIYVDVQQSAQQLLTLREQLSSGNVQASQADARIFLPNGKPYPQPGTLQFSEVLVDETTGTVTLRIRVPNADGTLLPGMFLRARLAQATQTSAYRLPQQALVRGPTGDAFVWVVGADNKAVQRPIGADRVDGSDWIVTTGLNPGDKVVTQGIGSLRRDAQVRAVPASTPQKLQPPGAASAQPTKQG; this is encoded by the coding sequence ATGGACACCCGCTTGTTCGACGCACCTCTTGCCCATCGTGCCGCCAACCGCGCCGGATCGACCCATCGCCTGCCCCTGATCGCCTTCGCCTGCCTGGCCCTGGCGGCCTGCGGCGGCGCCAAGGACAAACCCGGCAAGGGCCAGAATCCGACCGTCGAGGTCGGCTACGTGGTGATGCAACCGACCACGGTCGCGATCACCAGCGAATTCAACGGCCGCGCGGTGGCGTTCCAAAGCTCCGAGGTGCGCCCGCAGATCGGCGGGCTGGTGCAGCGCCAACTGTTCCAGGAAGGCAGCCAGGTGCGCGCCGGGCAACCGCTGTACCAGATCGATCCCAGCCTTTACCGCGCCTCGGTCGAGCAGGCCGAAGCCGACCTGAAGAACGCGCGCGCCGCGCTCAACGCCGCCGACCTGCTGGCCCAGCGCAACAAGTCGCTGGTCGGCGCGCAGATGATCAGTCGCCAGGACTACGACAACGCCGTCGCCGCCGCCGACCAGGCGCGCGCCAACGTCGCCCAGCGCGAGGCCGCGCTGTCGACCGCGCGCATCAACCTGCGCTTCGCCACGGTGCCGGCGCCGATCGACGGCCGCATCGGCCGCTCGCTGGTCACCGTCGGCGCGCTGGTCACGCCCGATCAGGCCGCGCCGCTGGCGACGATCCAGCGGCTGGACCCGATCTACGTCGACGTGCAGCAGTCCGCGCAGCAGTTGCTGACGCTGCGCGAACAGCTGTCGTCGGGCAACGTCCAGGCCAGCCAGGCCGACGCGCGCATCTTCCTGCCCAACGGCAAGCCCTATCCGCAGCCGGGCACGCTGCAGTTCTCCGAAGTGCTGGTCGACGAAACCACCGGCACGGTGACCCTGCGCATCCGCGTGCCCAATGCGGACGGCACCCTACTGCCGGGCATGTTCCTGCGCGCGCGCCTGGCCCAGGCCACCCAGACCTCGGCCTATCGCCTGCCGCAGCAGGCGCTGGTGCGCGGACCGACCGGCGACGCCTTCGTCTGGGTGGTCGGCGCCGACAACAAGGCGGTGCAGCGCCCGATCGGCGCCGACCGCGTCGACGGCAGCGACTGGATCGTCACCACCGGCCTCAATCCCGGCGACAAGGTCGTCACCCAGGGCATCGGCTCGCTGCGCCGCGACGCGCAAGTGCGCGCGGTGCCGGCCTCG